A window of Halobacillus naozhouensis genomic DNA:
TCTTCCCTAGGTATGAAATGAAGAACTTGGCCATCCTTCAAAAGTGCCATGGATGGTGAAGAAGGTTCATAGCCTTCCAAATAATCGCGCATGCGACTTGTTGCTTCCCGATCCTGTCCAGCAAAAACGGTTACCAGGTGCTCCGGTTTCTTCTCATTTGCAAGCGACTCTCTGGCGGAAGGGCGCGCTAACCCGGCTGCACATCCACACACAGAGTTAATAACAACAAGTGATGTTCCGTCTGTTGCACTGATGAACTCATCGACAGATTCTGGGGTCGTTAACTCAGAAAAGCCAGAATTGGTTAACTCGTCTCTCATAGGTTGAGATATTTCCTTCATATATGCTTCATATGGGTTCATTTAAAAAACCTCCAATTATTTTTGTTTTGTAGCTTGAGTCATTTGATGCCATACGGAACCTTTAGCTTCTTTGCCTCCTTCAATTCGTTCAATGGCCATATTGATCTGCATTCGAACTTCAAATTCAGGATCATTGGCAGCCTCCTTCAGAGCAGGAAGAGAGGATTCATCCCCGAGCTCATATAAGAACATGGCTGCTCGCCACCTTACTAAGCGGTTAGGGTCAGCCAATGAATCAACCATTTCGGGTATTGCTTCTTTTAACCCCAAGTCAGATAAGCAGTCTCCAGCTGTTCTTCTCACTGTTACGGTCTTATCCTTTAAGGCTTTGTAAAGGTAAGGAAGAACTTCTGGTTCTTCGATCATACCTAGATAAGCAGTTGCTAAGCGTCTAATGGATGCTTTCCCATCGCTTAGTGCTTTATCTAATACAGGTAAATCCTCTATTGTCGGATCCATCCGGTCAAGGGCAGCATAGCGGACCTTCCAGTCAGGATCATCCAGTGTATCCAGAGACACCTTCTGGCCTTCTACAGGCTCTGATTTACTCGGGTTTTCCTCAAAAGCCAGGGTAACTAACCTCTTTAATCGCTCTGCATCGTAACTGGCTGTAAGTTCCTCCTTAACTTGTTCTCCAATATCCATCGGATCACCGTAACGCGGACTTTGTTCCACCCATTTTCGTTCCATAATCATATTAGGGGAAGCTGGAGAAGCCTCCATTGCTGCTTCCATAAACATCTCAGGCAGGCCAACCCGTTTTTCTTCGTCACCGTTCTCCAGCTTTACTTGCATGGGGATTCCACGAAACATTTGGATAAACACTTTTACTTCGCCAAAAGAATCATCAAAGGTTTGCTCATCCTTTTGACTTGTCCCATCTAATTCTTTCTCTGAGCCAAAAACGGCACGAACTTCTGGCAATATAGCCTCCCAGCTTACTTTAGGGTGTCTTTCTAACGCGATAAAATCAGCCACATGATACAAACCTTTAACTCCTTCAATCTCAAAGAGCTGTGGGATGAAGGAAGGAGCACTATCGAAATTGTCACCTTGCTTATAGTTCCGAGTATCGCCGCTTGGCAACTCTTCATTTAGATTGATTTTCATCGAGTTAGGGCTGGGTGTCGGTTCGATCGACACGATCTTCATAGCATAATCCCCTCCATACATTCTTTATGCTAATTTTATCAAAGAAGTATAACTACTTCCATTGAAAGGCACATGGGGTTATTGGAAAAAATAGGTTGATATTCATTTTACAAGGGTGTTATATTACACGGGTAGAGGAATAAAATGGAATGAAGGGGGCGAGCAGATGGGGGAGCTTTCTCGAGAACAGCGTGAAAAAGGATTTCGTAAAGAATTAAAAGAGTTAAGAGAGAAGCATTACATAACCAGCGAAGAGTACAATCGGGTATTTGATGCGCACGAACAACATGTGAAGAGTCAGTACGTCGAACCTGAACCAGCGGATGAACAGATGGAAGTACCGGAAAGTGTTATTTCACAACCGAAAGCACTAAAAGAAAAGTCAGTAAAACCGGCTAAGCCCAAAAAAGTAAAGACAAAAGAGCAAGTGCGTGAAAGGAATATCACTTGGTCTTTAATTCTTGGTGTCGTTCTTTTACTGATTAGCGGACTGGTTGTAGCGACTAGTCAGTGGGAGCAAATGGGGGCAGCGATGAAGGTATTCTCCATTTCATTTGTTTCCCTGTTCTTCTTGGGTTTAAGCTATGTTACCAGAAAGTATTTACGAATTGAACAAACTGCTTTTGCTTTTCTGACACTTGGGAGCCTGCTCGTGCCCATTGTGATCCTCGCAATTGGCTATTTTGAGCTGCTAGGAGATTATTTATCCCTTAGTGGTCAAGGTCGCTATATTTTAGGAATATTGGGAGCGGCTATTCCATTGCCTCTTTATATTAAAAATGCTTTCAATCATCAATCACGATTATTCGTATGGATTTCTTTTATTTTTCTCTCCCTTACAGTCGGTTTTACCCTTGGGGCGTTAAAACTCCCTGTCGATGCTTTTTACCTCCTGTTAATGCTGTTCAATGCTATTTTATTATTCCTCTATCATCGGTTTGAGAAAAAGAAGATATGGAAGTTGTTTATAAAGGAAATGCCGTTATACGCCCAGGTCAATCTGATTTTGTCCACATTGCTGATGCTTACACTGTTTGAGAATGAATTATTGTACAGCTTCAATCTTTTTCTAACGGCAGGACTTTACATGGCTATGGTTTTCGTATATAGAACAAAAGAGTATCAATTTGTTTTTTCAGTACTATTTGCATATGGAGTGTATCAACTCGTAGAGCATTCCCCGTTGCAGGCCGTTGATTATGTGATCTATGCCTCTGCAGGCATGCTTTACCTTGGATTTGCCTACGCTGGACGACATCATGCGTTTATGAAGCAGGCTTTTACGTACACGAGTGGAGTTATCTCTTTTTTCGCCTTTATTTATGTGAGTTATGAAGGAATTCTCCTGCATGCAGAAAAAGGGTCAGTACTGCTTTTGTCAGCCTACCTGATTGTGGCATTGAATTATGGAGTGCTTGCTTATTTTACTAGAGAACAGGTTTTTGAGTATCTCACACCAGTGTTTATATTTGCAGCCGCCTGGCAGCTATGGATGGTAACTGAGCCGGACTGGCTGAATATAGAGATGTTTTTGTTTGTAGTGGCAAGTGTTATGCTGCTTTACCTTGGTTTATGGACGAAGCTTAAATGGCTCCAGCCAATTAAAGATAGCAGCTTTTATGAGTCTGCCGTGATCATGGTCCTTTGTATTGGCTTTGGAGCTCAAACGAATGAATATGGTGCAACGGCTGTTATGTTGTTCCTATTCGGTGTATGTGCATATTTATCATTTAATAAATCAACAGTTAAAGAAGTATTGGATCTCGCGGAATGGGCTTTTCCAGTGAGCTGGCTTTTAGCCCTTGTTATGTTTTATTTTCTTATGGCTAATCATATTACCGGTATAAGGGATGTTTATGGGGAAGCTGCTCATTTAGCATTTAGCGGATTGGTATTATTGGCCGTGAGCGCTGGATTGAGAAAGGTTAAAGAAGAGAAATTATCAACGTCCACGTTTTATATCAGTCAATCTACGTATGCTCTGTCTATCTTCTTTTTACTGAATGGCCCAGTCGTAGAACCAGACTGGCTGCGCTCATTGATTTTGATGGCAGGGATCGGGGTATTTACGTGGCTTGTTCTACGCTCAGCCGTTGCTCAGCTCTGGGTAGTCGTTTCATTAACGGTATTGGCTTTTTATGTATCGCTTGTTCCATTGATGTCATTACAAGGACTCCCTGAGGTATTACTGTTTCTCATTGGTGCTCCTGTGCTGCTTATTGGAATCGGTTATGTTGGTGCTAGAAAATGGCCTGAAATGAACTCCTACTTCTTTTGGGTCGCTCACGGATCTATGGTTGTGCTAATTTGTATTATTTTGCTTGAACAGACCATTTCTATGAGGTTAACACCCTATATCTTACTCGTTCCGATAGCAGTTTATCTCTATAGCAGTTTAATCAACAGACAGGAATGGAAAGTGAAATTGTTCCTATATGCCAGTTTCTCAATCTTGTTCTTCCTGATCGGTTATACGGGCCTTTATTATGATTTATTTAAAGACATTTCGGTAAAATATACGTTCATGATTACAAGTATCATCCTTTCCCTAGTTTGGTATGGTACACCTGAGGTATGGAAAAGGCGGATAGAATGGTATGTTATCCCGTTTTCCGTTGTAGGATTGTTTAATATAATTTATCAGACGAATCAGCTTCACATCATAGAACTGGTCCCTATACTTGCGTACGTAGTGCTAATCTGTTTTTTTACATGGATTCGAAAATGGTCAGTTGTTACAATCCTCCCTCTCCTTGGCACCATGTCTATGTGGGGGGGGTATCGTGATGTAATAGATACTCCCGTGCTGCTCTCCTTATTAGTGCTAAGTTTTGCTTTGCTCATGGGAATAGGGAAGTTCCTGTATAGTCGCCTCATTGTTAAAAAAGGAAAAACAATAGTAGTAGATAGCTTTACATGGGTAGCTTTCCTTTACATTCCCTATTACACTATGTTTTTGGATAGAGACTTGACGATTTGGCTTCAGGTGCTGCCTTGCTTCCTGCTAAGTATTTGGCTCATTTTGAACCGTTTCAGGTGGAAGTCTCGAATGGTCTCGTCTGTATTTGAGACGTTAGGTATGTTCAGCATTTATCCCGCCTACCTGCTTATTATGGAGGAGTATCGTCACTTATGGACAGATTTAATACACGCTGAACTTCAAGTACTTCCGCTAATCGGAGTGTTAGTATTCCTGCGTCAGCACACATGGCCGGGCTATAAAAAGGTAATGAATCATGTTCAGCTTGGCTTACTGTTGGGGATCTCCGCGTTTTTAGTAGTAGATGCTATATGGAGTCACACCATCTGGGATGCGTGGATCATTGGCAGTCTCTCTTTGATTTCCCTGATTGTTGGTATGCAGCTAAGAATTAAATCTTACTTTTTTGTGGGGGCAGGGGTGCTGATTTTTAACGTGATCTACCAAACACGCCCGTATTGGGGAAATCTACCTTGGTGGGTTTATCTTCTTCTCTCCGGACTTCTGTTAATAGGGATTGCCAGTTACAATGAGTGGCAAAAACAAAAAGACCATAAACCCCTGGAGGAAATGGTGAAACGAATCTTTTCTGCTTTTAAGAAATGGAACTAGAAGCGGGTGCGACAATATATTCCATGAAAGTTACAAGATCTGTGAAACATAATCCATACTTATTCGTAGAATAGGGGGATATGGAAAGAAAGGGAGGGGATTTAAGTTATGTCGGAACCCGTAATGCAATTAAAGAATCTAAAGAAAACGATAAGTGGTAAACCGATTATTAAAGGTTTGGACTTTGAGATTTATAGTGGTGAGGTATTTGGTTTCCTTGGACCAAACGGTGCTGGGAAAACGACTACCATTCGAATGATGGTTGGTCTTATGAGCATGACAGCTGGAGATGTGATCATCAAAGGTCAGAGCGTTAAAACCGATTTTAAAAACGCTGTGCGCCATGTAGGGGGTATTGTAGAGAATCCCGAGATGTACCCATTTATGACAGGGTGGAAGAATCTTGTTCATTACTCACGGATGATGCCAGGCATCAGTAAGGAAAGAATACATGAAGTTGTGCGTCTCGTAGGACTTGAAAAAAGGATTAAAGATAAAGTATCCAAATATTCGTTAGGAATGAGGCAGCGACTTGGGATTGCCCAGGCTCTTTTACACAATCCTTCCATTCTCATACTTGATGAACCCACTAATGGACTAGATCCTTCAGGAATTCGTGAGATTCGTTCTTACATAAGAAGACTTGCAGCTGAAGAAGGAGTAGCAGTTATTGTCTCAAGCCACATTTTATCTGAAATGGAAATGATGTGTGACCGAATTGGTATTATTAAAAATGGAGATCTTGTTTCCATTCAGTCTGTGGATGATGCTTTACAACAGTCGGAACAAAAGGAAGTAGCACTTGAGGCACATCCTATGGAGAAGGCTTTTGAAATCCTGCAGCAAATTTTAGAAGGGCCTGTCACTCAGCATAAAGATGAGTTGGTATTTTCAATCAGGAAGACGGAGATTCCGAATGTCATCCAGAAACTTGTCGAACAAAATATTGATATCTACAGTGTGAACGTGAACCGTTCTACCTTGGAAGATAAATTTCTAGACTTGATCGGAGAGGGAAGCATTGAGTAACTTTATCCAGCTAGTTAAGAATGAACAAATGAAGACTTATTCCCAGATAGCTACATGGGTGATGTATATCGTTTTAGCAATCTTTATTATTGGATTCGGTGTTGTTATGAAAGTTGATCAAACAATGACCGACGATCAGCAAGCCTCAGGAGACAACTGGAAGCAAGAACTGAAAGCTGAAAATGAACAGCTCCAGAAGGAAGCCGCGGAACAGGAATTTGTTGCACCCATAAACGAAAAGCAAATCACTATGAATGAATACCGGATCGAAAATAATGTAGAGCCGGACGGATATGATGTTTGGAATTTTGTTCAGGACAATAGGGCGAATATTTCCATAATCAGTCTACTGACGATTATTATAGCAGCGGGAATGATTGCGAATGAATTCAAATGGGGTTCCATTAAATTACTGCTGATCAGACCGATTTCCCGTACGAAAATATTAGCCTCGAAATATGTTTCTGTGCTAGTATTTGCGATGACCATGTTATTATTTTTATATGTACTCTCGTTTCTAACAGGTTCTGTTTTATTTGGCTTTGAAAACTTTATGGAACCTTATTTATACTGGAAAGGGGAGGAAATCCAACAGGCCGCGATTTTCCAGTTTACGTTGTCCCAATATCTATTGAGCTCTGTGAATTTGATTATGATGGCAACTTTCGCATTTATGATTTCTGCTATTTTTAGAAATAGTTCACTTGCAATTGGGATCGCGATTTTCCTAATGATGTCGGGAAATGCGATAGTGGGCTTTTTTAGTAGTAAAGAGTGGGCAAAATTTATTCTGTTTGCTAACACAAATTTGAACCAATTTTTCACAGGGACACCGGTCATATCGGATTTAACCTTAACCTTTTCCGTATCAATACTTGTGGTTTACCTAGTGCTGTTCCTTGGTCTATCCTGGTTTTTCTTCTCCAAGCGGGATATAACGAATGTTTAGTCAGTAAAGGAGTGTAAGTTATATGAAAAGAATTGTAGAAACCGTGTTTGTGGTGATAGGACTGCTTATTTATGGGATTGCAACTGCACTAAGCTTTGTTTTTCTCAATATCCAGGATAATGAAGGATGGAGAGCAGAGATGCAGAGTATGTTGAATCAAGATCCAAACTTTGAACAAGCTCAACTCTCTGTTGACCAAATAATGCAGGGTGTAGCATCTGTAGTCTGGGTCATTATCATTTCTGCTTTATTGGCAATTATTCTGGGGATTTTGGCTATTGTTTACCTTAAAGGAAATAAAAAGCCGAAAGCGGCCGGGATTATCCTGATCATAACAGGGGTCGTTACAACAGTTGGAACACTCGGATTTGGACTGTTCGGCGGACTTGCTTTTCTGATTGCGGGAATTGTTGCTTTAGTCAGGAAAACGAAGCAGCCAATTGAAGGAGAAAGCTCTTCCGCAAGTTATTAATTAATTCATAAGGAGAAGCATGGGCAGCTGCCCATGCTTTTTTTGCGGAAAAAACAGACTTCTCATATGTGCGGACCTTCGTATTGTAAGAAGAACAAATATGATATTCATTCATAAAAATGAATATTTGGAGAACAAGCTCACTAACTCCAATAATTATGTAAATATTTAAAAAACGGATTGACAGTAGGTAATTTAACTATTATGATAGGGTCTAATCATTCAATTAAATAGTGATATCTTCTTATCAAGAGAGGCGGAGGGACTGACCCTGTGAAGTCTCGGCAACCAGCGTTTGCATGGTGCCAAATTCAGTGGATTGCATCCGAAGATAAGAAGGTCGTGTAAGACGGATGTTTAATCGTCTACTATATACGCCCTTTCTTGCTTCGTGAAGCAGGAGAGGGCTTTTTAATTGAATGAAAAAGGCAAAAGGTGCTGCAACACCTTCTGCCTTTGCTGATCATTCAAGTCCTACCCGCCTAAGGGAAATACGGACATCTATGACCATTATTATTAATGTATCATGGTCGTATTGTGTCCGTCTACTTATGAAAGGAGACGGTTTAATTATGGGAAATTTAAAATTTGCTTATTGGGTTCCGAATGTAAGTGGAGGGTTAGTGGTATCAAAGCTGCCCCAGCAAACGGATTGGAGTTTTGAAGCGAATAAGAGATATGCACAAATCGCTGAGGATTCGAACTATGATTTAGCATTATTACAAACAAGGTTTTTTGCAAGCTATGGAGCAGAATACCAGCTCGAAGCAATCACGTTAGCTTCAGCATTGGCAGCCGTTACAGATCGCCTGCAGCTGATTTCGGCGGTTCATCCCGGGCTATGGCATCCGGCCGTGTATGCCAAAATGCTGTCGACGCTGGATCAGATTAGTGGGGGGAGAGCCGCTGTTAACGTAGTGAGTGGCTGGTTTAAACAAGAATTTACTGGTTTCGGCGAACCTTGGCTCGAGCATGATGAACGATACCGCCGTTCTGAGGAGTTTATTCGAGTACTTCGTGAATTTTGGACAAAAGAAAAAGCTGCATTCAGCGGCGATTTTTACAAAATAAATGATGCGCCATCTAAACCAAAACCTGTTCAGGGAGGTAATCTTCCTATTTTCCAAGGAGGGAATTCTACAGCGGCCAAACAGATGGCAGCACGTGTATCAGATTATTACTTTATGAATGGTAATACACTCGAAGGGTTCCAAAAACAAATTAATGAGGTGCGTGAGCTGGCACAGCAAGAGGGGCGCGAGGTGAAATTTGCAGCTCATGGTTTCGCGATTGTGAGGGATTCTGAAGAGGAAGCATATCAACAGTTAAACGATATCGTTCACGCTGCAGATGATGAGGCAGTCGAAGGGTTTAAGCAGTCTGTAAAAGAAGCCGGTCAATCCACACAGGACAGGCAAGGCATGTGGGCTAATTCCAGCTATAAAGATCTTGTTCAATATAATGACGGATTCAAGACTGGCTTGATTGGTACAGCCGAACAGGTAGCAAATCAAATTATCGAGTTAAAAAAAATAGGTGTCGATTTGATTCTAACTGCACACTTTCATTATGAACAGGATCTTGAGCGCTTCGGGAAGGAGGTAATTCCGCTTGTAAAAGAGAAGGAAGCAAAGCTTAAAGCTGAAGGAGTTCTGGCATGAAGGTGTTAGGCCTGTCAGGAAGTGTAACGTTAAGCTCGAAGACGTGGATTTCAGTTAAACGAGCTATTGAAGCGGCTAAGAAAGCTATGCCTGAGGCTGAAGCAAAGCTTGTGCATCTCGGTGAGTACGATACTACGTTATGTGATGGACGTGATCCGTCGTTATATGAAGATGATACAAAAGCACTAATAGACTTAATTGTTGAAGCTGACGCATTGATCATTGGGACGCCTGTCTATCGAGCTTCATTGACCGGGGCTTTGAAGAATGTCTTTGACTTAATTCCGAATGATTCGTTAAGAGGCAAGGCTATTGGTTTCATTGCGACAGGAGGCAGTTATCACCACTATTTAGTGATCGATCACCAATTGAACCCACTCGCTAATTACTTCCGAGCACATGTTATACCAGGAGGAGTGTACGTTCATAATGGTCATTTCAGTGAAGGAGAACTGGTGGATGAAGATGTTCAAAGCCGTTTACGTAAATTGGGCGAGGCAGCTGTCCAGTTAACGGATCACCTTCAAAATAAGGATTTTGAGATTCAACAGCCATCGATCCCCAGGCGAAAACTGCATCAAACATAAAAAAGAAGTGCTGGCATTGATTCCAGCACTTCTTTTTTCTAGTCCAAGATACGGTTTGTTTCGTCTACATCGGCCAACTGCCGATTCGCTACGTTTGTACCCTGAGGCATGAATCCATCACCATTGCAAATTTTACAAGTATAATGCCATTCTTCATCATCCATAAGCAATCCTCGTCCATCACACGCTAGACAAGCCTGATCTCTACTGGGCACAGGATATCCTCCTTTGTTGGGGTGGTGTAACTAGTAATGTGTGCTTCTAGCCTCAAAAATATACCCAGGAAGGAAAAATAGGTTATCTGTTTCGTGAAACCGGGTAAAGCAGAAGAATTGGAGGGTGAGACCTATGGCTATTGAAGATAGAAATGAACAAGATATAACATCTAGCGAGTCAGTGGATCGTCCGAGCCGTCAGTTCTATATCCCATCCCAAATTATCGAAGAGTTTGGGGAAAAGGGAAGAGATCATTTAAATAAACCATTCAGTGGCCAGTTTCTACTGGCTATGACGGCGGGTTCGTTTATGACATTCGGAGCTGTTTTTTCCATATTGTTAGCAGTCGGTGTGGAAACAAAAGGGATCTATCACTTATTGTCCGGGTTAGGGTTTGCAGCAGGTTATGCGATGGTATTTATTTCAGGCGCCGTGCTGTTCACGGAAATTAACGTCCTTCTGCCATCCTACTTGTTTAACAAAACCAATCTTATGAAAAAAAGTATCTATCGTTTCTGGGGTGCCACTTATATTGGAAACATTATCGGTGCCTTCTCAGTTGCCGTATTAATTCAATTGTCAGGCTCGCTCGCACCGGAATTTTATGCAGAGCTTTCGATATATTTAGATCATAAAATGAAGTTTTTAGAACATGGAGTTAAGGGCTGGTTTGAAGTGGTCATATCAGGGATATTGGCCAACTGGCTTATCGGTATGGCAGCCTTTTTGACGACTGCAGCACGGGATTTTACCGGTAAAGTTTTAGGAACCATTCTTCCGGTGGTTTTATTCGTTGCGGGTAACTTCCAGCACAGTGCTGCCAATATGGGGTACTTTAGTATGGGGCTCCTAGCCTCGGATCAATATACTTGGTATCAGTATATCTTCTTTAATCTTGTGCCGGCTAGTATTGGTAACTTAATTGGCGGTGCCATA
This region includes:
- a CDS encoding BrxA/BrxB family bacilliredoxin, encoding MNPYEAYMKEISQPMRDELTNSGFSELTTPESVDEFISATDGTSLVVINSVCGCAAGLARPSARESLANEKKPEHLVTVFAGQDREATSRMRDYLEGYEPSSPSMALLKDGQVLHFIPREEIEDHDVEEIVSNLTTAYNKYC
- a CDS encoding conserved virulence factor C family protein, which gives rise to MKIVSIEPTPSPNSMKINLNEELPSGDTRNYKQGDNFDSAPSFIPQLFEIEGVKGLYHVADFIALERHPKVSWEAILPEVRAVFGSEKELDGTSQKDEQTFDDSFGEVKVFIQMFRGIPMQVKLENGDEEKRVGLPEMFMEAAMEASPASPNMIMERKWVEQSPRYGDPMDIGEQVKEELTASYDAERLKRLVTLAFEENPSKSEPVEGQKVSLDTLDDPDWKVRYAALDRMDPTIEDLPVLDKALSDGKASIRRLATAYLGMIEEPEVLPYLYKALKDKTVTVRRTAGDCLSDLGLKEAIPEMVDSLADPNRLVRWRAAMFLYELGDESSLPALKEAANDPEFEVRMQINMAIERIEGGKEAKGSVWHQMTQATKQK
- a CDS encoding ABC transporter ATP-binding protein, which codes for MSEPVMQLKNLKKTISGKPIIKGLDFEIYSGEVFGFLGPNGAGKTTTIRMMVGLMSMTAGDVIIKGQSVKTDFKNAVRHVGGIVENPEMYPFMTGWKNLVHYSRMMPGISKERIHEVVRLVGLEKRIKDKVSKYSLGMRQRLGIAQALLHNPSILILDEPTNGLDPSGIREIRSYIRRLAAEEGVAVIVSSHILSEMEMMCDRIGIIKNGDLVSIQSVDDALQQSEQKEVALEAHPMEKAFEILQQILEGPVTQHKDELVFSIRKTEIPNVIQKLVEQNIDIYSVNVNRSTLEDKFLDLIGEGSIE
- a CDS encoding ABC transporter permease, which codes for MSNFIQLVKNEQMKTYSQIATWVMYIVLAIFIIGFGVVMKVDQTMTDDQQASGDNWKQELKAENEQLQKEAAEQEFVAPINEKQITMNEYRIENNVEPDGYDVWNFVQDNRANISIISLLTIIIAAGMIANEFKWGSIKLLLIRPISRTKILASKYVSVLVFAMTMLLFLYVLSFLTGSVLFGFENFMEPYLYWKGEEIQQAAIFQFTLSQYLLSSVNLIMMATFAFMISAIFRNSSLAIGIAIFLMMSGNAIVGFFSSKEWAKFILFANTNLNQFFTGTPVISDLTLTFSVSILVVYLVLFLGLSWFFFSKRDITNV
- a CDS encoding DUF4064 domain-containing protein, producing MKRIVETVFVVIGLLIYGIATALSFVFLNIQDNEGWRAEMQSMLNQDPNFEQAQLSVDQIMQGVASVVWVIIISALLAIILGILAIVYLKGNKKPKAAGIILIITGVVTTVGTLGFGLFGGLAFLIAGIVALVRKTKQPIEGESSSASY
- the sfnG gene encoding dimethylsulfone monooxygenase SfnG, yielding MGNLKFAYWVPNVSGGLVVSKLPQQTDWSFEANKRYAQIAEDSNYDLALLQTRFFASYGAEYQLEAITLASALAAVTDRLQLISAVHPGLWHPAVYAKMLSTLDQISGGRAAVNVVSGWFKQEFTGFGEPWLEHDERYRRSEEFIRVLREFWTKEKAAFSGDFYKINDAPSKPKPVQGGNLPIFQGGNSTAAKQMAARVSDYYFMNGNTLEGFQKQINEVRELAQQEGREVKFAAHGFAIVRDSEEEAYQQLNDIVHAADDEAVEGFKQSVKEAGQSTQDRQGMWANSSYKDLVQYNDGFKTGLIGTAEQVANQIIELKKIGVDLILTAHFHYEQDLERFGKEVIPLVKEKEAKLKAEGVLA
- a CDS encoding NADPH-dependent FMN reductase — protein: MKVLGLSGSVTLSSKTWISVKRAIEAAKKAMPEAEAKLVHLGEYDTTLCDGRDPSLYEDDTKALIDLIVEADALIIGTPVYRASLTGALKNVFDLIPNDSLRGKAIGFIATGGSYHHYLVIDHQLNPLANYFRAHVIPGGVYVHNGHFSEGELVDEDVQSRLRKLGEAAVQLTDHLQNKDFEIQQPSIPRRKLHQT
- a CDS encoding formate/nitrite transporter family protein; amino-acid sequence: MAIEDRNEQDITSSESVDRPSRQFYIPSQIIEEFGEKGRDHLNKPFSGQFLLAMTAGSFMTFGAVFSILLAVGVETKGIYHLLSGLGFAAGYAMVFISGAVLFTEINVLLPSYLFNKTNLMKKSIYRFWGATYIGNIIGAFSVAVLIQLSGSLAPEFYAELSIYLDHKMKFLEHGVKGWFEVVISGILANWLIGMAAFLTTAARDFTGKVLGTILPVVLFVAGNFQHSAANMGYFSMGLLASDQYTWYQYIFFNLVPASIGNLIGGAILVSLLFSYAYKEDIQTSLGQGKQKKKQNH